The segment TTCGCAATATTAAATTTGGAGGAATAAATTTAAAGGATTTTTATAAAAATTTTTTGGGAGTTGGGAGTTAGGAAATGGGCGAAATATGCTCTCCTCAGTTTATTAAAGACTTAGAAGAAAAATGCAAGAAGATTAGGAGGACGATTATCGAAATGCTTGCCAAAGCAGGTTCAGGGCATCCTGGTGGTTCTTTGTCTTCTACAGAGTTGGTCGTTTCTCTTTTCTTCGTTTATTTAAAGCATGACCCTAAAAATCCCCGCTGGCCCGAAAGGGATAGGTTTCACCTTTCTAAAGGCCATAGTTGTCCTGTTTTGTATGCTGTTTTAGCAGAATGTGGTTATTTCCCTCCCCAAGAACTTTTTACCCTGAGAAAATTGGGATCGGTTCTTCAAGGTCATCCTGACCGAAGAACTCCAGGGATTGAAGTAGCGAGTGGTTCTTTGGGACAAGGGCTTTCGGTAGCTTTGGGAATGAGTTTAGCAGGCAAGCTGGATGGGCTTAATTATCGGGTTTATTGTCTGATGGGCGATGGAGAGATGCAAGAAGGAAACGTTTGGGAAGCAGCTATGGCTGCAAGCCATTATAAATGTGATAATCTCTGTGCGATATTAGATTATAACGGGTTTCAAATAGATGGTAAAGTAAAAGATATTATGAATCTGGAACCTTTGAAAGAAAAATGGAAAGC is part of the Candidatus Omnitrophota bacterium genome and harbors:
- a CDS encoding transketolase yields the protein MGEICSPQFIKDLEEKCKKIRRTIIEMLAKAGSGHPGGSLSSTELVVSLFFVYLKHDPKNPRWPERDRFHLSKGHSCPVLYAVLAECGYFPPQELFTLRKLGSVLQGHPDRRTPGIEVASGSLGQGLSVALGMSLAGKLDGLNYRVYCLMGDGEMQEGNVWEAAMAASHYKCDNLCAILDYNGFQIDGKVKDIMNLEPLKEKWKAFGWHTIEIDGHNIKEVLSAYEEARLVKGKPTVIIAKTVKGKGVSFMENTVDFHGRAPNPEETKKALEELK